The window TAATATGATctcaaaatctttatttttcaaattcagaAATCACAAGCAACGAAAGTGCATTGAAACAATGAGagtaaatagaaatagaattcCAACtgagaaaaaatctaaaatattacaaaaaggAAATCACATAGCAACGTACAGAAAAAACAAATGATATTGAAATGGAAAGATAATAAAGATATTGTAATGAGAAGAACGTTTCAtgattttattaagaaattagcaaaaggaaaaaaaacatatgaaaatctTAAACTCAACTTTCTCTTAGATTTGGGAGAACAAATGGTAGATCAATATGCCACAGAAAGAGAGGTTTGTGGACGAAGACTTAAAGTACCAACAACATCCACAGATCCAATACCCCCAACTACAAAAGAAAAGCTCTCAAAACATTGTGTAGTATTATCCAAAAATGGGAAAAGGTAAGAGAACAGGTGTTGGTGTGCTGATTTTCATATTGGACTTTGTATGGCACCATGCTTTAAAATTTACCATATGAGAAATGAAAGATATTGACCtgaattgagaaaatatatcataaatattccttttgttaatatatcatgttaataaatatcatccaataagatattttttgaaatactatgCCCAAAATGTATATATACACTAGCAGATAACAAAACTTCCGGTTCTTCACAATATCATCCTACAGGTGAGTTGTTATCATGGTTATGTCTCTGTACTTTTACAAtgcacatatttttttatatttttttagtacatcattaaaatcaaaactgtAAAAATAAGATATTGACATTCTAGACATTGGTAAAAATACCAACTAGGAACCTACAGAAACTGAAAATGACATGATAATTAATTGGTTTTTGTACCTAATATTGGTTGAGCATCCAGAGTGCTAATCTCATGATCTGTAGGCGGTAAATcaatcataaattttaaaatattttcatttccagTGACACCATTGCCATTCCAGGATAATAATCCAGTGTCCATGTATAATCTGGATATTAACTagaaaaaacttaattattaatttattaattttcaatttcttatatacTTACATGTCGACGTTTATCAACTGTTTCATAATACAATTTCGTAAATTCTTCAGCAACTCTGCAAGCTTGGTCAATCTTCGATCTTACCTAAATTCgtagaatataaatttataatgaaaaggTTACTTCACTATACTCACATCATccatatttcaatgttttattgaaatttaatatcaagaataaataaatatcacagcttatgtgaataatatttttattttctattcatcGATGTTTTTACTAATTCTTCTTCTCTGAGTCTTTTGGTTGCTTAACAGTGCTGCTCTTGTCATCAGTCAATGTATGGATTTACTGGTCGCTTAGTACTATGTTATTTaaccatataaaatttttgaataattatattcagGAATGTTTGTAGTTGACTTCCACAATCCAAGTATATACCTAGAATAAGCTATAGCtggaataattttgataaatagcGTTCTAAATGCTGGGTAACCTTATTCCTGGTATAAAATAGATAACTTAACTTAAGTGAAGTTTAAACCTCAAATGTCAGTTTAAATTACAGATACcgattttttcaagttttatagaTGGCGTTTACTGGCAAACTTCAGTTTACACGTTACCGTTGTTCCGGAGGtagtttaaactttagtttaatATGAAACGGAGGATCCGTTTTGGTAATGTGTTTGAAGATTCgcactttatatttgataacTCGACGATGTTGATGAGGAAATTATAAACATTGCCGACGCGccgataaaacaaaaaaatttctttaaattgttccatttattttttaaatttgttgtcCTTGTTGTTGTTGAAAACATTTCCTTGTATTTTTTCACAAGGTTCAGCAAAAGTACTAGATGTTCATACTACTTTCTGAAACAATTTATCTTCGAATCAAATTTCGTAAAAggtttggttatatttttgatatctgCCAGAAAAATGTATGTTTCACTGTAACCTGTGAAATAGAGCAATATTGTTTATCCTTGGTTTAATCTAGAGATAAAATCatagtttaaacttcagtttaatCTCCACTTTTACCCTAGATTGTGAAACTGGCCCTTAGAAGTTGATCTCTAGCTAAATTAACAACAGTTTACGTATTGTTTTATGAATGATATGATcgtttttttatagaaatttgttgATTAATCAATATAGTCATAGAGACGCCATTCAGCGCTTAAATATATCTCATTTTCAACTTTCAGTATATCGACAAAATCGCGTTCTTAATATCATCACCACGACTTTGTCATTTGAAGACAATGTGGCCACATGAGAGTGGCCGCCATGTTTAACACAAACTCGATTGAtttagcatttttttttctcataataacgCTTACAATATCgtaatttatattctcaaatactTAATAAGTTTTCAAGAGattaatagtatttttaactaaaaaaaattacgaaaataatttattttgtgtcGTAGTTTGGGTTAAACATGGTTGCCACACCGCATGTTTTCcttacttcttttttattgtggATCTATGATTTCCATCTGTTCTTCGaaccattttcattttttcgtttctaatatatttatccATTATATATCCTAGGTGACTTGGAagaaatatcatatattttcaattttttaggcTCCTATAAACGCCGTTGGTCGTGTACAGCGTCTCGATTCTTATTATAGAAATGTACTGTTGTGGTCTTTTTCAGAAGCTGACGTTGGCGTGTGGATACCGTAGGCGCCATTCAAACACTTTACGCCGCGTCTCTAGTTATTTTGAACCTTTGCAGCGTGAACGCCGTATCTGGCGTCAGCACAAAATGTTGAAACTCAATAAAGAAAAGACGAATTATTGATTGAATCAGTCCAATGTTACGATCAGCTTTTTCTTCAGGTGATATGAGCTTAGGATGGTTTTTTGATGgcagttttattatatattcccGCAGTTCTACGATATGTTTGAATTGTTCTTGATTGacacgaaaatatttaataaatttagtattgttgtcttttaattgtttcattatCGAAATCTGGAAACATCCTTCTTTCTCCCTCTTCATGACTAATCGGTACCTCGTTGCTCTAAGTTTTTTTGTATGCAATCGTGTTGAGCCTCCTCTTCAAGTACCACAAGCGCCGCCAAAAGGGTCgaatttttatccattttatatcACACGCTAACACTGTTTGTCGACTACTATTGTTAACAAGACGTCGTCGTTCACGTATGTATTGACCGCTGACGATGTCCCTGGGGATCAGACATTGACCGGAACGTTTgcttttcaattatattcaacCAAACAAATTAACACATCAATTTAACACGTGAGGATCTTATTGGTGATATTACTCTAACCTGggctatttatttttatctcttctCAATCATGGCTTGTTCATATTTCTGGTATATTTAATTCAGTTACGGGCTCTTATGTCTTGTAAAGTTTCTTTAAGCATGCCTCTCAACGTGCATGGtataattttcttctgtttAAATTAGTCGCCGTCCGATG of the Diorhabda carinulata isolate Delta chromosome 7, icDioCari1.1, whole genome shotgun sequence genome contains:
- the LOC130896749 gene encoding NTF2-related export protein codes for the protein MDDVRSKIDQACRVAEEFTKLYYETVDKRRHLISRLYMDTGLLSWNGNGVTGNENILKFMIDLPPTDHEISTLDAQPILDSAVNGQITLMIQVSGNVKYQEKPTKTFQQNFIVTAQGDKWKIVSDCFRLQEPLNTKNS